In Arthrobacter sp. MN05-02, one genomic interval encodes:
- a CDS encoding sulfurtransferase translates to MVTLIRKRRSFEQTAMRKAAMTLAPDTQDKFAEYAHPERLVSTDWLAANLGAEGLVVVESDEDVLLYETGHVPGAVKIDWHTELNDEVTRDYLDGAAFARLMATKGISRDSTVVIYGDKSNWWAAYALWVFTLFGHEDVRLLDGGRDKWVAEGRELTTDRPDTAPSDYPVVERDDAPVRAFLGDVLDHLGKPLIDVRSGDEYTGARTTMPAYPEEGAMRGGHIPTARSVPWARAAAEDGTFRTRAELDAIYRGEAGLQDGDDVVAYCRIGERSSHTWFVLTHLLGFRNVRNYDGSWTEWGNAVRVPIVRGIEPGEVPASAVRAAR, encoded by the coding sequence GTGGTTACGCTAATAAGGAAGAGACGCTCCTTCGAGCAGACAGCTATGCGAAAGGCCGCAATGACACTGGCTCCAGACACGCAGGACAAGTTCGCCGAGTATGCCCATCCCGAACGGCTCGTCTCCACCGACTGGCTCGCCGCCAACCTGGGCGCCGAGGGTCTGGTGGTCGTCGAGTCCGACGAGGACGTCCTGCTGTACGAGACGGGCCATGTGCCCGGCGCCGTCAAGATCGACTGGCACACCGAGCTGAACGACGAGGTGACGCGCGACTACCTCGACGGCGCCGCCTTCGCACGCCTCATGGCCACCAAGGGCATCTCCCGCGACTCCACCGTGGTGATCTACGGCGACAAGAGCAACTGGTGGGCCGCCTACGCCCTCTGGGTCTTCACGCTCTTCGGCCACGAGGACGTCCGGCTGCTCGACGGCGGCCGGGACAAGTGGGTCGCCGAGGGCCGGGAACTGACCACGGACAGGCCGGACACCGCACCGAGCGACTACCCCGTCGTCGAGCGCGACGACGCGCCCGTGCGTGCCTTCCTCGGCGATGTCCTCGACCACCTCGGGAAGCCCCTGATCGACGTCCGCTCGGGCGACGAGTACACCGGTGCCCGCACCACCATGCCCGCATACCCGGAGGAGGGCGCGATGCGCGGAGGGCACATCCCCACAGCGCGGTCCGTCCCGTGGGCCCGCGCGGCCGCCGAGGACGGGACTTTCCGGACGCGCGCGGAGCTCGACGCCATCTACCGCGGCGAAGCCGGCCTGCAGGACGGCGACGACGTCGTCGCCTACTGCCGGATCGGCGAGCGGTCGAGCCACACGTGGTTCGTCCTGACGCACCTGCTCGGCTTCCGGAACGTGCGCAACTACGACGGCTCCTGGACCGAATGGGGCAATGCGGTGCGCGTGCCGATCGTCCGGGGCATCGAACCCGGTGAGGTGCCCGCGAGCGCGGTACGGGCGGCCCGATGA
- a CDS encoding cysteine desufuration protein SufE produces MTTGAVPAKLAEIIDDFQDLTEPDRLQLLLDFSRELPDLPERYGDHPELLEQVVECQSPLFLTMEIGEEPERRVHLFFSAPPEAPTTRGFAGVLLEGLDGLPAADVLAVPDDVPDRLGLTRAITPLRMRGMAAMLGRIKRKIREAQ; encoded by the coding sequence ATGACCACCGGGGCCGTCCCGGCGAAACTCGCCGAGATCATCGACGACTTCCAGGACCTGACCGAGCCGGACCGGCTGCAGCTCCTGCTCGATTTCTCCCGGGAACTCCCGGACCTGCCGGAGCGCTACGGGGACCACCCCGAGCTCCTGGAGCAGGTGGTCGAGTGCCAGAGCCCGCTCTTCCTCACGATGGAGATCGGCGAGGAGCCGGAGCGCCGCGTCCATCTGTTCTTCTCCGCCCCGCCGGAGGCTCCCACGACCCGCGGGTTCGCCGGTGTGCTGCTCGAGGGGCTCGACGGGCTGCCTGCCGCGGACGTCCTCGCCGTTCCCGACGACGTCCCCGACCGTCTCGGCCTGACCCGCGCGATCACGCCGTTGCGCATGCGCGGCATGGCCGCCATGCTGGGCCGGATCAAGCGGAAGATCAGGGAAGCGCAGTAG